In Papaver somniferum cultivar HN1 unplaced genomic scaffold, ASM357369v1 unplaced-scaffold_80, whole genome shotgun sequence, the following proteins share a genomic window:
- the LOC113344945 gene encoding uncharacterized protein LOC113344945 has translation MACDDQSDPTEGRIPQSNSNLLRKLKEFDKFYSSQKMEIKLGIDIKTLEETKKKLKSETESLDKQMETLRSEIDFLHKHKFEEIKFLHKEKFDLEIEVESLSKEREQSRRTIESEKLMLNSKKWDIERDVKLLTKTKTEFENEVESLSSEKTVLESDVESLKSEKAILNADKTRLVYDVE, from the exons ATGGCTTGTGATGATCAAAGTGACCCAACAGAAGGAAGGATACCTCAATCAAACAGCAACCTGCTTCGAAAACTAAAG GAGTTTGATAAGTTCTACTCATCTCAGAAAATGGAAATTAAACTAGGAATTGATATTAAAACACTTGAGGAAACAAAGAAGAAGTTGAAAAGTGAGACTGAATCACTAGACAAACAAATGGAAACTCTGCGAAGCGAAATTGATTTCCTACACAAACATAAGTTTGAAGAAATTAAATTCCTTCACAAAGAAAAGTTTGATTTGGAAATTGAGGTGGAATCACTCAGCAAAGAAAGGGAGCAATCGAGGAGGACTATTGAATCAGAGAAACTTATGcttaactctaagaagtgggataTCGAAAGAGATGTTAAATTACTCACAAAGACGAAGACTGAATTTGAGAATGAAGTTGAATCACTTAGCAGTGAGAAGACTGTCCTTGAGAGTGATGTTGAATCACTTAAAAGTGAGAAGGCTATACTCAATGCAGATAAGACTCGGCTTGTATATGATGTAGAATGA